A DNA window from Deltaproteobacteria bacterium contains the following coding sequences:
- a CDS encoding SDR family oxidoreductase, translating into MDKFRLDHQVAVITGAGSGIGRATALTLSERGAPVALIDIDRQNLESVSQIIGQQGGVCKIYVSDVADFQALRIVFQNILKEFEKIDILANVAGIWESVPFLKLTPENHDRMLAVNYKGCVNCIQLALPSMVESGYGKIVSVASIAGKEGSALGSSHYGASKGAIMALSCSLAREFADNGININVVCPGLIETPMMTMADNLSYEMAIKAYVKRCALKRAGKPEEVAAVIAFLASDAASFVTGQSWNVCGGTRLD; encoded by the coding sequence AAGCGGTATCGGTCGAGCCACTGCCCTGACTCTTTCGGAGAGGGGAGCCCCTGTGGCCCTGATCGACATTGATCGGCAGAATCTCGAATCCGTAAGCCAAATAATAGGTCAACAGGGTGGAGTCTGTAAAATTTATGTTTCAGATGTTGCCGATTTCCAAGCCTTACGGATAGTATTTCAAAATATTTTAAAGGAATTTGAAAAGATCGACATTCTGGCGAACGTTGCCGGCATTTGGGAGTCTGTTCCATTCTTAAAGTTAACCCCTGAGAACCATGACCGAATGTTAGCCGTCAATTATAAGGGATGCGTGAACTGCATTCAATTGGCCTTACCTTCAATGGTGGAGAGTGGGTATGGCAAGATTGTCTCCGTAGCCTCCATAGCGGGCAAGGAAGGTTCAGCATTGGGTTCCAGTCACTATGGTGCCAGTAAAGGGGCTATCATGGCTCTTTCCTGCTCATTGGCCAGGGAATTTGCCGATAATGGAATTAATATTAATGTCGTTTGCCCCGGGTTGATTGAAACACCGATGATGACAATGGCCGATAACCTGTCTTATGAAATGGCCATCAAGGCTTATGTCAAGCGATGTGCTCTTAAAAGAGCGGGAAAACCAGAAGAAGTAGCGGCGGTGATCGCATTTTTGGCCAGCGACGCGGCAAGTTTTGTGACCGGGCAATCTTGGAATGTCTGTGGTGGTACTCGGTTGGACTGA